In Periplaneta americana isolate PAMFEO1 chromosome 4, P.americana_PAMFEO1_priV1, whole genome shotgun sequence, one DNA window encodes the following:
- the LOC138698913 gene encoding uncharacterized protein: MFGNGKDLHNSCFTALHMALTSPSKGVWLLPRFFVFSFLSLLSSFYKPPVLIRLLPSSSVFSSLPSSSVFSSLSSSSAFSLPFSSLFSLVLIRLLTSVLIRLLFSLVLIRLLFSLVLIRLLPSVLIHLLFSFVLIRLLPSVLIRLLLPPVLIRLLLSLILIRLLPSVLIHLLFSLVLIRLLPSSSAFSRPHPPSPFRPHPSSPPSRPHPSSPLSHPHPPSPFRPHPPSLLSRPHSPSPFRPHPSSPPSRPHSSSPLSHPHPLSPFRPHPPSLLSRPHPPSPVLIRLLPSSSASSLPSSSVFSSLSSSSAFSLPSSSTFSSLSSSSAFSLPSSSTFSSLSSSSAFSLPSSSVFSSLSSSSAFSLPPSSVFSSLSSSSAFSSPSHQFKTIGIVSQYR, translated from the coding sequence TTCTTCGTCTTCTCCTTCCTTTCGTTATTATCCTCATTTTACAAACCTCCCGTCCTCATCCGCCTTCTCCCGTCCTCATCCGTCTTCTCCTCCCTCCCGTCCTCATCCGTCTTCTCCTCTCTCTCATCCTCATCGGCCTTCTCCCTTCCGTTCTCATCCCTCTTCTCTCTCGTCCTCATCCGCCTTCTCACTTCCGTCCTCATCCGTCTTCTCTTCTCTCTCGTCCTCATCCGTCTTCTCTTCTCTCTCGTCCTCATCCGCCTTCTCCCTTCCGTACTCATCCACCTTCTCTTCTCTTTCGTCCTCATCCGCCTTCTCCCTTCCGTCCTCATCCGTCTTCTCCTCCCTCCCGTCCTCATTCGTCTTCTCCTCTCTCTCATCCTCATCCGCCTTCTCCCTTCCGTCCTCATCCACCTTCTCTTCTCTCTCGTCCTCATCCGCCTTCTCCCGTCCTCATCCGCCTTCTCTCGTCCTCATCCGCCTTCTCCCTTCCGTCCTCATCCGTCTTCTCCTCCCTCCCGTCCTCATCCGTCTTCTCCTCTCTCTCATCCTCATCCGCCTTCTCCCTTCCGTCCTCATCCACCTTCTCTTCTCTCTCGTCCTCATTCGCCTTCTCCCTTCCGTCCTCATCCGTCTTCTCCTCCCTCCCGTCCTCATTCGTCTTCTCCTCTCTCTCATCCTCATCCGCTTTCTCCCTTCCGTCCTCATCCACCTTCTCTTCTCTCTCGTCCTCATCCGCCTTCTCCAGTCCTCATCCGCCTTCTCCCGTCCTCATCCGCCTCCTCCCTCCCGTCCTCATCCGTCTTCTCCTCTCTCTCATCCTCATCCGCCTTCTCCCTTCCGTCCTCATCCACCTTCTCTTCTCTCTCGTCCTCATCCGCCTTCTCCCTTCCGTCCTCATCCACCTTCTCTTCTCTCTCGTCCTCATCCGCCTTCTCCCTCCCGTCCTCATCCGTCTTCTCTTCTCTCTCGTCCTCATCCGCCTTCTCCCTCCCGCCCTCATCCGTCTTCTCTTCTCTCTCGTCCTCATCCGCCTTCTCGTCCCCATCCCATCAGTTTAAAACGATTGGAATAGTTTCACAGTATCGGTAG